From the genome of Nocardia sp. NBC_01503, one region includes:
- the phoU gene encoding phosphate signaling complex protein PhoU has protein sequence MRVIYNEQMAELADLLGGMAGLAGSAMERATNSLLNADLELAEQVITEYDRIAEMIQLAEEKAFALLALQAPVAGDLRQVVSAIQIVADVNRMGALALHVAKMTRRRFPNHAVPEAVNSYFAEMGRIAVKMGATAKEVLETRDPERAAKLTDDDEAMDDLRKHLFTLIMDRDWQFGVPSAVDVALLGRYYERFADHAVEIGRRVVFLVTGVLPPDPDSEKESI, from the coding sequence ATGCGTGTCATCTACAACGAACAAATGGCCGAGCTCGCCGATCTGCTCGGCGGCATGGCCGGGCTCGCCGGATCGGCCATGGAGCGGGCTACCAACTCGCTGCTCAATGCCGATCTCGAGCTCGCGGAGCAGGTGATCACCGAGTACGACCGCATCGCCGAGATGATCCAGCTGGCCGAGGAGAAGGCCTTCGCACTGCTGGCCCTGCAGGCCCCCGTCGCCGGTGATTTGCGGCAGGTCGTCAGCGCCATCCAGATCGTCGCCGATGTGAACCGGATGGGCGCGCTCGCCCTGCACGTCGCCAAGATGACCCGTCGGCGCTTCCCGAACCACGCCGTGCCCGAGGCGGTCAACAGCTACTTCGCCGAAATGGGCCGGATCGCGGTCAAGATGGGCGCGACCGCCAAGGAGGTGCTGGAGACCCGCGATCCCGAGCGGGCCGCCAAGCTCACCGACGACGACGAGGCGATGGACGATCTGCGCAAGCATCTGTTCACGCTGATCATGGACCGCGACTGGCAGTTCGGTGTGCCCTCCGCCGTCGATGTGGCGCTGCTGGGCCGGTACTACGAGCGCTTCGCCGATCACGCCGTGGAGATCGGACGCCGCGTGGTGTTCCTGGTGACCGGCGTCCTGCCCCCGGACCCGGATTCCGAGAAGGAAAGCATCTGA
- the dusB gene encoding tRNA dihydrouridine synthase DusB: MGVTTSIEASKTALRIGPYPVDPAVVLAPMAGITNVAFRTLCREFGSATSIYVCEMITARAVVERNEKTLHMMSFGADESPRSMQLYAVDPKTVGEAVRIIVGEGWADHIDLNLGCPVPKVTRLGGGAALPYKRQLFRDIVKAMVSAAEPAGVPITVKFRIGIDDEHHTFLDTGRIAEAEGAAAVALHARTAAQRYSGEADWTAITRLKEAVTGIPVLGNGDIFSADDALRMMAETGCDGVVVGRGCLGRPWLFAELQAALRGEPLPAPPNLGRVGEILRRHTELLVAHDGEDKAMRDIRKHMAWYLMGFPIGGDLRRSFATVSSMARLDDLIGQLDADAPFPKDAEGPRGRQGSPGKVALPDGWLDDPEDPTVPCAADVMHSGG, from the coding sequence GTGGGCGTGACGACCTCGATCGAAGCCTCCAAGACCGCGCTGCGGATCGGACCGTATCCGGTCGATCCGGCCGTCGTACTGGCTCCGATGGCCGGCATCACCAATGTGGCCTTCCGGACGCTGTGCCGGGAATTCGGCAGCGCCACTTCGATTTACGTATGCGAGATGATCACCGCGCGGGCCGTGGTGGAGCGTAATGAGAAGACGCTGCACATGATGTCGTTCGGCGCGGACGAGAGTCCCCGATCGATGCAGCTGTACGCGGTGGACCCCAAGACCGTCGGCGAGGCCGTACGGATCATCGTCGGCGAGGGATGGGCCGACCACATCGACCTGAACCTCGGCTGTCCCGTGCCCAAGGTGACGCGGCTCGGCGGCGGAGCGGCACTGCCGTACAAGCGACAGCTGTTCCGCGACATCGTCAAGGCGATGGTGTCGGCGGCCGAACCTGCGGGCGTACCGATCACGGTGAAGTTCCGCATCGGCATCGACGATGAGCACCACACCTTCCTGGACACCGGCCGCATTGCCGAGGCGGAGGGTGCGGCCGCGGTCGCCCTGCACGCCCGCACCGCCGCCCAGCGCTACTCCGGCGAGGCCGACTGGACCGCCATCACCCGCCTCAAGGAGGCCGTCACCGGCATTCCGGTGCTCGGCAACGGCGATATCTTCAGCGCCGACGACGCCCTGCGCATGATGGCCGAGACCGGCTGCGACGGCGTCGTCGTCGGCCGCGGATGCCTCGGCCGCCCTTGGCTTTTCGCCGAACTCCAGGCCGCCCTGCGCGGTGAACCGCTGCCCGCCCCGCCGAACCTGGGCCGGGTCGGGGAGATCCTGCGCCGACATACCGAACTGCTCGTCGCGCACGACGGCGAGGACAAGGCCATGCGCGATATCCGCAAGCATATGGCCTGGTATCTGATGGGCTTCCCGATCGGCGGCGATCTACGCCGCAGCTTCGCGACGGTCAGCAGTATGGCGCGATTGGACGACCTGATCGGGCAACTCGACGCCGATGCGCCATTCCCCAAGGATGCCGAGGGCCCGCGCGGCCGCCAGGGCTCCCCCGGCAAGGTCGCGCTACCGGACGGCTGGCTGGACGATCCGGAGGATCCCACCGTGCCGTGCGCCGCCGATGTCATGCACAGCGGCGGCTGA
- a CDS encoding acyl-ACP desaturase: MAKDLTQLELLTELEPVAAENVDRHLSLAKEWHPHDYVPWDEGRNFAAMGGEDWDPSQSRLSELAKASMITNLLTEDNLPSYHREIAENFSQDGAWGTWVGRWTAEENRHGIVMRDYLVTTRAVDPVALEEARMIHMTNGFASPAQVSQTDAGFLYSVAYVTFQELATRVSHRNTGRVCDDPIADRMLQRIAADENLHMIFYRNMCGAALDLSPDQTLDAITLILENFQMPGAGMPNFRRNGVLMAKHGIYDLRQHLEEVVNPVLKKWRIFERDDFTARGEETRERLGLFLEKLGKDVLKFEEQRDKMLAREAAKAEKAFARA, from the coding sequence ATGGCAAAGGATCTGACTCAACTCGAGCTACTGACGGAGTTGGAGCCGGTTGCCGCGGAGAACGTAGATCGGCACCTCTCCCTGGCCAAGGAATGGCATCCGCACGACTACGTGCCGTGGGACGAGGGCCGCAACTTCGCCGCCATGGGCGGCGAGGACTGGGATCCGTCGCAGTCACGGCTGAGCGAACTCGCCAAGGCCTCGATGATCACCAACCTGCTCACCGAGGACAACCTCCCCTCCTACCACCGTGAGATCGCCGAGAACTTCTCCCAGGACGGCGCCTGGGGCACCTGGGTCGGCCGGTGGACCGCCGAGGAGAACCGGCACGGCATCGTGATGCGCGACTACCTCGTCACCACGCGCGCCGTCGACCCGGTCGCCCTCGAAGAAGCCCGCATGATCCACATGACCAACGGCTTCGCCTCCCCCGCACAGGTCAGCCAGACCGATGCGGGCTTCCTCTACTCGGTCGCCTACGTGACCTTCCAGGAACTCGCCACCCGCGTCTCGCACCGCAACACCGGACGCGTCTGCGACGACCCGATCGCCGACCGCATGCTGCAGCGCATCGCCGCCGACGAGAACCTGCACATGATCTTCTACCGCAATATGTGCGGTGCGGCCCTTGACCTTTCGCCCGACCAGACCCTGGACGCCATCACCCTCATCCTGGAGAACTTCCAGATGCCGGGCGCTGGCATGCCGAACTTCCGCCGCAACGGCGTCCTGATGGCCAAGCACGGCATCTACGACCTGCGCCAGCACCTGGAAGAAGTGGTCAACCCGGTCCTGAAGAAGTGGCGCATCTTCGAGCGCGACGACTTCACCGCACGCGGTGAGGAGACCCGCGAACGCCTGGGCCTCTTCCTCGAGAAGCTCGGCAAGGACGTCCTCAAGTTCGAGGAGCAGCGCGACAAGATGCTCGCCCGCGAAGCAGCCAAGGCAGAAAAGGCTTTCGCTCGCGCGTAG
- a CDS encoding DUF937 domain-containing protein, with the protein MTSFDDLLSNVPVAQIADKLGVDEATATTAINAAIPVLLGGFQAQAGNPDVGLNLEGEVANQPHGLLDGGVDINQVDTENGNQIVDQTFGTEKNTVISALGNVGGGNAQDLMAKLLPMLAPIVLAYLGKKAMGGGGAATGGEAAASGGGGIGDILGSLLGGATGGKGGGGLGDILGKAVGQNAGNVLGNVLGGLLGKK; encoded by the coding sequence ATGACTTCCTTCGATGACCTGCTCTCCAATGTGCCCGTCGCACAGATCGCCGACAAGCTCGGAGTCGACGAGGCGACCGCCACCACCGCGATCAACGCGGCCATTCCCGTCCTCCTCGGCGGATTCCAGGCACAGGCCGGCAACCCCGACGTCGGCCTGAACCTCGAAGGCGAAGTCGCCAACCAGCCGCACGGTCTGCTCGACGGCGGCGTCGACATCAACCAGGTCGACACCGAAAACGGCAACCAGATCGTCGATCAGACCTTCGGCACCGAGAAGAACACGGTGATCAGCGCGCTCGGCAATGTGGGCGGCGGTAACGCGCAGGACCTGATGGCCAAACTGCTCCCCATGCTCGCCCCCATCGTGTTGGCCTACCTTGGTAAGAAGGCAATGGGCGGTGGCGGCGCGGCCACCGGCGGCGAAGCCGCTGCCAGCGGTGGCGGCGGTATCGGCGACATCCTGGGCAGCCTGCTCGGCGGCGCCACCGGCGGTAAGGGCGGCGGCGGACTCGGGGACATCCTCGGCAAGGCCGTCGGCCAGAACGCCGGAAATGTGCTCGGCAACGTACTGGGCGGACTGCTCGGCAAGAAGTGA
- a CDS encoding LCP family protein, with the protein MGDDRYGRTPRPGGRAPWERYPADDDAQPRASRRSRHNDNPDPGSAPISVQDLVERVDSERKSRRRRRRDDEPAQQPPADTTGRRALPPESNAPNGSRHGAEATGSQRTVRPNPQGGTGSQHVVPPNPPGGTGSQRTVPANAAAEGLRRVATPANTAARRAVPPERIDPTADPVTEELPAITEPPRAGRKKLRATAPVESPADYPTTALPTAVGPKPLSPARRKRDRRLRLAGRSAGALLAVIAMLITGGGWSYLHAKDNGFNQVSALDNDSPDVVDADAQYGDENFLIVGTDTRAGVNSQLGAGDTNDAEGARSDTVMLVNIPANRQRVVAVSFPRDLDVTRPVCEGWDNDKGAYTGESFPSAIGDKLNAVYALGGPKCLTKVIQKMSGLKINHFVGIDFAGFETMVDTIGGVEVCTTKPLVDEVLGTVLTTPGKQIVNGATALDYVRARHVVGEERSDYDRINRQQRFLSSLLRGAMSGKVLFDPGKMNGFINAFAQHSFMDNVTTKDLLMLGRSMQKMQAGSITFLTVPTAGTTSYGNEIPRESDIKAIFRAVIDDQPLPGEKKSDPATTTADAPPAKPKLTAVDPSTVSLQVSNGSGISGVASAAATKLANQGFQIYSTGNYADGTSLKTLVRYSSGHEAAAATVASALPGAVLESATGLGSIVEVVLGSDYAGSVRAPVAFGQSLPDIPTDSGGASAAPITLPSDLEHVNAADDTCK; encoded by the coding sequence GTGGGTGACGATCGGTACGGGCGTACGCCACGGCCCGGAGGTCGCGCCCCGTGGGAGCGCTATCCCGCGGATGACGACGCCCAGCCTCGCGCCTCCCGGCGGTCCCGGCACAATGACAACCCGGACCCCGGCTCCGCGCCCATCTCGGTGCAGGATCTCGTCGAACGCGTGGACAGCGAACGCAAATCCCGCCGCCGGCGCCGCCGCGACGACGAACCCGCCCAGCAGCCACCCGCCGACACCACCGGCAGGCGCGCCCTGCCCCCGGAATCGAACGCCCCCAACGGTTCCCGGCACGGTGCGGAGGCCACCGGCTCGCAGCGCACGGTCCGGCCGAATCCCCAGGGTGGCACCGGCTCCCAGCACGTGGTCCCCCCGAATCCGCCCGGCGGCACCGGTTCTCAGCGAACCGTCCCCGCCAACGCCGCGGCCGAGGGCCTACGCCGGGTCGCCACACCCGCCAATACCGCTGCGCGACGCGCGGTTCCGCCCGAACGGATCGATCCGACCGCGGATCCGGTCACCGAGGAACTACCCGCGATCACCGAACCGCCCCGCGCCGGGCGCAAGAAATTGCGGGCCACCGCCCCCGTCGAATCGCCCGCCGACTACCCCACCACCGCGCTCCCGACCGCGGTCGGACCCAAACCGCTCTCCCCCGCACGCCGCAAGCGCGATCGCCGACTGCGGCTCGCCGGGCGCAGCGCGGGCGCCCTGCTCGCGGTCATCGCCATGCTGATCACCGGCGGCGGCTGGAGTTACCTGCACGCCAAGGACAATGGCTTCAACCAGGTCTCCGCACTCGACAACGACTCCCCCGACGTGGTCGACGCCGACGCGCAATACGGCGACGAGAACTTCCTGATCGTCGGCACCGACACCCGCGCGGGCGTGAATTCGCAACTGGGCGCGGGCGATACCAATGACGCCGAAGGCGCACGCTCGGACACCGTCATGCTGGTGAACATTCCGGCCAACCGGCAGCGCGTGGTCGCCGTCTCCTTCCCCCGCGACCTCGACGTCACCCGCCCGGTCTGCGAGGGCTGGGACAACGACAAGGGCGCGTACACCGGGGAGAGCTTCCCGTCCGCCATCGGCGACAAGCTCAATGCCGTCTACGCGCTCGGCGGGCCGAAGTGCCTGACCAAGGTCATTCAGAAGATGTCCGGCCTCAAGATCAACCACTTCGTCGGCATCGACTTCGCCGGTTTCGAGACCATGGTCGACACCATCGGCGGCGTCGAGGTCTGCACCACCAAACCCCTCGTCGACGAAGTCCTCGGCACGGTGTTGACCACTCCGGGCAAGCAGATCGTGAACGGCGCCACCGCTCTGGACTACGTCCGTGCCCGGCATGTGGTCGGCGAAGAGCGCAGCGACTACGACCGGATCAATCGGCAACAGCGCTTTCTGTCCTCGCTGCTGCGTGGCGCGATGTCCGGCAAGGTGCTCTTCGATCCGGGCAAGATGAACGGCTTCATCAACGCCTTCGCCCAGCACTCCTTCATGGACAACGTCACCACCAAGGATCTGCTCATGCTGGGCCGGTCCATGCAGAAGATGCAGGCCGGATCCATCACCTTCCTGACCGTGCCGACCGCCGGAACCACCTCGTACGGCAATGAGATTCCGCGCGAATCCGATATCAAGGCCATCTTCCGCGCGGTCATCGACGATCAGCCGCTGCCCGGTGAGAAGAAGTCCGATCCGGCGACCACCACCGCCGACGCGCCCCCTGCCAAACCGAAGCTGACCGCCGTCGACCCATCCACGGTATCGCTGCAGGTCTCCAACGGATCCGGCATCTCGGGCGTGGCCTCCGCCGCCGCGACCAAACTCGCCAATCAGGGCTTCCAGATCTACAGCACCGGCAATTACGCCGACGGCACCTCGCTCAAGACCTTGGTCCGCTACTCCAGCGGGCATGAGGCCGCCGCCGCCACGGTCGCCAGCGCCCTGCCCGGCGCGGTCCTGGAATCCGCCACCGGACTCGGCAGCATCGTCGAGGTCGTGCTCGGCTCCGACTACGCGGGCAGCGTGCGCGCGCCCGTCGCGTTCGGCCAGTCGCTGCCCGACATCCCCACCGATTCCGGCGGTGCTAGTGCGGCCCCGATCACACTCCCCTCCGACCTGGAACACGTGAACGCCGCCGACGACACCTGCAAGTAG